Proteins co-encoded in one Haloarcula sp. DT43 genomic window:
- a CDS encoding IMP cyclohydrolase — MYVGRFVVVGPEVGAYRVSSRSFPNRQAVQRDGTVTVEPTPDAPETDNPYISYNGVRVTERGAVVGNGSHVDPIAEKLELGYPARDALAEPLLSLDFEKDDYDTPRIAGIVGVDAADPTTTVEGPGAVVGTVRRDALLVEEVTEPTLVATYEEDSPTAFDLAASEADAAAREVYDHEYEHAVCAAGVSGTAGAFDVAVYNGE; from the coding sequence ATGTACGTCGGACGATTCGTCGTCGTCGGCCCCGAGGTCGGCGCGTACCGCGTCTCCTCGCGCTCGTTCCCGAACCGCCAGGCCGTCCAGCGAGACGGTACCGTGACCGTCGAGCCGACGCCGGACGCGCCGGAGACGGACAACCCCTACATCTCCTACAACGGCGTCCGCGTCACCGAGCGCGGCGCGGTCGTGGGCAACGGCTCGCACGTCGACCCCATCGCGGAGAAGCTCGAACTGGGCTACCCCGCGCGGGACGCGCTGGCTGAGCCGCTCCTGTCGCTTGACTTCGAGAAGGACGACTACGACACGCCACGAATCGCGGGCATCGTCGGCGTCGACGCGGCGGACCCGACGACGACCGTCGAGGGGCCGGGCGCGGTCGTCGGGACCGTCCGCCGGGACGCCCTGCTGGTCGAGGAGGTCACCGAGCCGACGCTCGTCGCCACCTACGAAGAAGACAGCCCGACCGCGTTCGACCTGGCCGCGAGCGAGGCCGACGCGGCGGCGCGCGAGGTGTACGACCACGAGTACGAGCACGCCGTCTGCGCGGCCGGCGTCAGCGGGACCGCTGGCGCGTTCGACGTGGCCGTCTACAACGGCGAGTGA
- a CDS encoding universal stress protein, which yields MAPAHVLVPLDGSPLSDEALTYALSTFDCEITVLNVVAPLDAGMSEGGLLEPGDERREAAMERANDLVERARRRAAERDQAVDTAVESGDPAETILDAVSERDVDQVVMGGHGGARNEIARRLLGTVATAVVSEAPVTVTVVR from the coding sequence ATGGCTCCCGCGCACGTGCTCGTCCCGCTCGACGGCTCGCCGCTCTCGGACGAGGCGCTGACCTACGCGCTGTCGACCTTCGACTGCGAGATAACGGTGCTGAACGTCGTCGCGCCCCTCGACGCGGGGATGAGCGAGGGCGGGCTGCTCGAACCGGGTGACGAGCGCCGCGAGGCGGCGATGGAGCGGGCGAACGACCTCGTCGAACGAGCGAGGCGGCGGGCGGCCGAGCGCGACCAGGCCGTCGACACCGCCGTCGAGTCCGGCGACCCGGCGGAGACGATTCTCGATGCGGTCTCCGAACGGGACGTCGACCAGGTGGTGATGGGCGGCCACGGCGGGGCGCGAAACGAAATCGCCCGGCGGCTGCTCGGGACCGTGGCGACGGCGGTCGTCAGCGAAGCGCCGGTGACGGTGACGGTCGTGCGGTAG
- a CDS encoding inorganic phosphate transporter, with product MTTVVFWALVVLATVTGLVTAWTLGANSNSPPFAPAIGANAISTMRAAFLIGILAALGALTQGGSISETVGAGLIDGATITSLAAVAGLLTATAFMAFGIYSGYPVPAAFATTGAMVGVGLSLGGDPVFGTYRRIATFWLLVPPVSGGLAYLTATLLRRDDIPETVGVPLLAGVVGGIVANVQLSVIPSPPGSEQGSLAGFAAMVAGTEVAAVVLTLLVAAGSFYYIRLRTQAAVDEGIKTFLVALGSVVAFSSGGSQVGLATGPLENLYRIELGLPGLLLLALGAAGILGGAWMGAPRLLQATSREYAQLGVRRSIAALVPGFIIAQAAIALGIPISFNNIIISGVIGGGLAGGSAGVSRRKIGVTVGFWLITLVTSVAVGYGVYQALAAVLGGQA from the coding sequence GTGACCACCGTCGTCTTCTGGGCGCTGGTCGTCCTCGCGACGGTCACCGGCCTCGTGACCGCCTGGACGCTCGGTGCCAACAGCAACTCGCCGCCCTTCGCCCCGGCCATCGGTGCGAACGCCATCTCGACGATGCGGGCCGCGTTCCTCATCGGCATCCTCGCCGCACTGGGCGCGCTCACACAGGGCGGGAGCATCTCCGAGACGGTCGGGGCTGGCCTCATCGACGGCGCGACCATCACGTCGCTTGCGGCGGTCGCCGGCCTGCTGACCGCGACGGCGTTCATGGCCTTCGGCATCTACTCGGGCTATCCCGTTCCCGCGGCGTTCGCGACGACCGGCGCGATGGTCGGCGTCGGCCTCTCGCTGGGCGGCGACCCGGTGTTCGGCACCTACCGCCGAATCGCGACGTTCTGGCTGCTCGTCCCGCCGGTCTCGGGCGGCCTCGCCTACCTCACTGCGACGCTCCTTCGCCGCGACGACATCCCGGAGACCGTCGGCGTCCCACTGCTGGCCGGCGTCGTCGGCGGTATCGTCGCCAACGTCCAGTTGAGCGTCATCCCCTCGCCGCCCGGGAGCGAGCAGGGCTCACTCGCGGGCTTCGCGGCCATGGTCGCCGGGACCGAGGTCGCCGCGGTGGTCCTGACGCTGCTGGTCGCCGCCGGGAGCTTCTACTACATCCGCCTGCGGACCCAGGCCGCCGTCGACGAGGGCATCAAGACCTTCCTGGTCGCGCTGGGCAGCGTCGTCGCGTTCTCCAGCGGCGGCAGCCAGGTCGGCCTCGCCACCGGACCGCTGGAGAACCTCTACCGCATCGAACTCGGCCTGCCCGGCCTCCTCCTGCTGGCGCTCGGGGCCGCCGGCATCCTCGGCGGCGCGTGGATGGGCGCGCCCCGTCTCCTGCAGGCCACCTCCCGCGAGTACGCCCAGCTCGGCGTCCGGCGGTCCATCGCCGCACTGGTCCCCGGCTTCATCATCGCCCAGGCCGCCATCGCGCTGGGCATCCCCATCTCGTTCAACAACATCATCATCTCCGGGGTCATCGGCGGCGGCCTCGCGGGCGGGTCGGCCGGCGTCTCCCGCCGGAAAATCGGCGTCACCGTCGGTTTCTGGCTCATCACGCTCGTCACGAGCGTCGCCGTCGGCTACGGCGTGTACCAGGCGCTGGCAGCGGTCCTCGGCGGCCAGGCGTAA